A single genomic interval of Zunongwangia sp. HGR-M22 harbors:
- a CDS encoding PAS domain-containing protein, which produces MEKENVRHELLSSFKFQDKTSEKILDELTQMASAICDTPISLISLVGKEKQFFKSKIGLDIKETPIESSFCRYAINNPQEVLIVENPLEDMRFKDNPLVVGKPHIRFYAGAPLITGSGVALGTLCVIDKKKRKLTSTQIEALQILSNQTIDYLEHKKEHINQTDLLRKSINKFNKLSNHSLDALFQLEVNEDKNVQFTYINATLKKLLPQLTPEEFKKNPFKALPFVHPDDRLKVENTFIEAIKNKKELDVTYRVSKPNGDYAWHQSRAFPDNQAGKRTVWYGSFRDITDKKNYIDLLEQIIFDISHIMRRPIANMLGLIHLLEVSSTEEDMLNNKEIIKYIKVVSEEIDVEIKGLNENYQKIKKSFSKLY; this is translated from the coding sequence ATGGAAAAAGAAAATGTTAGGCACGAACTGTTAAGTAGTTTTAAATTTCAGGATAAAACTTCAGAAAAAATTCTTGACGAATTAACTCAAATGGCTTCCGCTATTTGCGATACTCCTATTTCATTAATTAGCCTTGTTGGTAAAGAAAAGCAGTTCTTTAAGTCTAAAATTGGACTCGATATCAAGGAAACTCCTATAGAAAGCTCATTTTGCAGATATGCCATTAATAATCCCCAGGAAGTTTTAATTGTAGAAAATCCTCTTGAGGATATGCGTTTTAAAGATAATCCATTAGTAGTAGGAAAACCTCATATAAGATTTTATGCCGGCGCACCTCTTATTACCGGTAGCGGTGTTGCTTTAGGCACATTATGCGTGATCGATAAGAAAAAACGTAAATTAACCTCAACTCAAATTGAGGCGCTTCAAATTTTAAGTAATCAAACAATAGATTATTTAGAACATAAAAAAGAGCATATAAATCAAACCGATTTATTGAGAAAAAGCATAAATAAATTCAATAAATTAAGTAATCACTCTCTGGATGCTTTATTTCAGTTAGAAGTAAATGAAGATAAAAACGTTCAGTTCACTTATATAAATGCGACTTTAAAAAAGCTCTTACCTCAGCTAACCCCTGAAGAATTTAAAAAAAATCCATTTAAGGCCTTACCATTTGTACATCCAGACGATCGATTAAAAGTAGAGAACACTTTTATTGAAGCTATAAAAAATAAAAAGGAATTGGATGTTACCTACCGAGTTAGCAAGCCTAATGGCGACTATGCATGGCATCAATCTCGTGCATTTCCAGACAACCAGGCGGGAAAACGAACAGTTTGGTACGGAAGTTTTAGGGACATAACCGATAAAAAGAATTATATAGATTTACTTGAACAAATTATTTTTGACATCTCACATATAATGAGAAGACCTATCGCCAATATGCTTGGGTTGATTCATTTACTGGAAGTATCATCTACTGAGGAAGACATGCTAAACAATAAAGAAATTATTAAATATATAAAAGTTGTTTCTGAAGAGATTGATGTAGAGATAAAAGGTCTAAACGAAAATTATCAAAAAATAAAGAAAAGTTTCAGCAAACTATATTAA
- a CDS encoding zinc-dependent metalloprotease, translated as MIKKVLAIGVLAALSVGCKTSKPVTEVPQTEKKGDLKSYNKVITNDAISDRGLFTTHKLDNKVFFEIPDSLFNKDMLWVSRIAKAPAGYGGGYVNAGSKVNEQVVRWNKRGKNIDVRVMSFENQSDEESPIYKSVKANNFEPILYSAAIETMTPDSSAYVIDVTNLFEDEVAAINAMDASARKKYKVKRLDKSRSYIEEVHSFPENVEVRHVMTYDAEEPPERGQASTISMLMNQSMILLPEDKMMPRIADYRVGWFTIGKYDYNSEALKSDDYEIIRRWRLEPKDIEAYKRGELVEPVKPIVYYLDPATPKRWRPYFKKGIEDWNKAFEEAGFKNAIIAKDPPSKEEDPDFSPEDVRYSVVRYVASTTRNAVGPSVTDPRTGEIIESDIIWYHNHLRSYRNRFMIEAGAQNPNARTLETPEEEIGEMMRMVIAHEVGHALGLPHNMKASAAYPTDSLRSAEFTQKYGLTPSIMDYARVNYVAQPEDKGVRYIRMMGPYDVYAINWGYRYLPEAKSSADEKESLDKWILEKAGDPIYEFGSGYGGRDPQSQRESLGKDQVKASEYGLANMKKVVPNLIDWTTKDGYGYNDLEEVYGELISLWRGYLYHVVTNVGGVYETRKTADQEGVVYSPVPDDIQEKAVEFLNQNAFTTPDWLLDKEILDRIQSTGAIERIQKLQTRVLSYLLDEDRLLRMVENQQLHGNSYSVLELFDDLRNGVFTELYRGEKVDAYRRNLQRTYVDIGVSYINEIENGNQVANTDVIALMRGELENLKAQINRMQYSTSDRLSRYHYKDLIARIEKAFSDN; from the coding sequence ATGATAAAAAAAGTACTAGCGATTGGAGTATTGGCAGCACTAAGTGTTGGCTGTAAAACTTCTAAACCTGTCACAGAAGTTCCCCAAACAGAAAAGAAAGGAGATCTTAAATCCTACAACAAAGTAATTACAAATGATGCAATTTCAGATCGTGGATTATTCACTACGCACAAGTTGGATAATAAGGTCTTTTTTGAAATCCCAGATTCATTATTTAATAAAGATATGCTTTGGGTAAGCAGGATTGCTAAAGCACCTGCTGGTTATGGCGGCGGTTATGTAAACGCAGGCTCTAAGGTAAACGAGCAGGTTGTACGGTGGAATAAGCGCGGAAAAAATATTGATGTAAGAGTGATGAGCTTTGAAAATCAGAGCGATGAGGAATCACCAATTTATAAGTCGGTTAAAGCGAATAATTTTGAGCCGATTCTTTATAGCGCTGCTATAGAGACCATGACGCCAGATAGCAGTGCTTATGTGATTGATGTTACTAATCTTTTTGAAGATGAAGTTGCGGCGATCAACGCTATGGATGCATCTGCACGAAAAAAATATAAGGTAAAGCGATTAGATAAAAGCAGGTCTTATATTGAAGAAGTGCATTCTTTCCCTGAAAATGTAGAAGTGAGACACGTAATGACGTATGATGCTGAAGAGCCACCAGAACGTGGGCAAGCCAGTACCATTTCTATGTTAATGAATCAGTCTATGATTCTTCTGCCTGAAGATAAAATGATGCCCAGAATTGCCGATTATCGTGTAGGTTGGTTTACCATTGGTAAATACGATTATAATTCTGAAGCCTTAAAATCTGATGATTATGAGATTATTAGAAGATGGCGTTTAGAGCCTAAGGATATTGAAGCTTACAAACGAGGAGAATTAGTTGAGCCTGTAAAACCAATTGTTTATTATTTAGATCCTGCAACACCAAAACGCTGGAGACCTTACTTTAAAAAAGGTATAGAAGATTGGAATAAAGCTTTTGAAGAAGCTGGTTTTAAAAATGCGATTATTGCAAAAGATCCACCATCTAAAGAAGAAGATCCAGATTTTAGTCCAGAGGATGTAAGATATTCGGTTGTGCGTTATGTAGCTAGTACAACCAGAAATGCTGTAGGACCATCTGTAACAGATCCTAGAACTGGTGAAATTATAGAAAGTGATATCATTTGGTATCACAATCACCTTCGATCTTACAGAAACAGGTTTATGATTGAAGCTGGTGCGCAAAATCCAAATGCCAGAACTTTAGAAACTCCTGAAGAGGAAATTGGAGAAATGATGCGAATGGTAATTGCACACGAAGTGGGTCACGCTTTAGGTTTACCACATAACATGAAAGCCAGTGCTGCTTATCCAACAGATTCATTACGCTCTGCCGAGTTTACACAAAAATATGGACTTACACCGTCGATTATGGATTACGCCCGTGTAAATTATGTGGCGCAGCCAGAGGACAAAGGCGTGCGATATATTAGAATGATGGGGCCTTATGATGTTTATGCCATTAATTGGGGCTATCGTTATTTGCCAGAAGCAAAATCTTCTGCAGACGAGAAAGAAAGTCTGGATAAATGGATCCTTGAAAAAGCTGGCGATCCTATTTATGAATTTGGAAGTGGTTATGGTGGTCGCGATCCTCAATCACAGCGAGAAAGCTTAGGTAAAGATCAGGTAAAAGCTAGCGAATATGGTTTAGCTAACATGAAAAAAGTTGTACCTAACTTGATCGATTGGACAACAAAAGATGGGTATGGTTATAATGATTTAGAAGAAGTTTACGGAGAACTTATAAGCCTTTGGAGAGGCTATCTTTATCATGTAGTTACTAATGTTGGGGGTGTTTATGAGACAAGGAAAACCGCAGATCAAGAAGGTGTCGTTTACTCACCAGTTCCGGATGATATTCAGGAAAAAGCAGTAGAATTTTTAAATCAGAATGCTTTTACAACGCCAGATTGGTTATTAGATAAAGAAATTTTAGATCGTATACAGTCTACAGGAGCAATCGAGCGTATTCAAAAACTACAGACTAGAGTTTTAAGTTATTTACTTGACGAAGATCGTTTGTTAAGAATGGTAGAGAATCAGCAATTACATGGTAATAGCTATTCAGTATTAGAACTTTTTGATGATTTGAGAAACGGAGTTTTTACCGAACTTTATCGTGGAGAAAAAGTAGATGCATATCGTAGAAATTTACAGCGAACTTACGTAGATATAGGCGTTAGCTATATTAATGAAATTGAAAATGGGAATCAAGTCGCAAACACAGATGTTATTGCATTGATGCGTGGTGAATTAGAGAATTTAAAAGCTCAGATAAATCGTATGCAATATTCAACTTCAGACCGATTGAGTAGATATCATTATAAAGATTTAATTGCTAGAATTGAAAAAGCTTTTTCTGATAATTAA
- the katG gene encoding catalase/peroxidase HPI, with protein MSNNNHQDNPDNHKVWEVNDSSKCPFLGGSKKFTAGTGTTNKDWWPNQLNLRILSQHSSKTNPMDEDFNYASAFNQLDLKAVKQDLFELMTDSQDWWPADYGHYGPFFIRMAWHSAGTYRIADGRGGASSGSQRFAPLNSWPDNANLDKARLLLWPIKQKYGKKISWADLMILAGNCALESMGFETFGFAGGREDIWEPEEDIYWGSEGEWLGNKERYENGNTLENPLGASHMGLIYVNPEGPNGNPDPLGAAKDIRETFGRMAMNDYETVALIAGGHSFGKTHGAADPEKYIDAEPAGATIEEMNLGWKNTFGTGNAGDTITSGLEGAWTTTPTKWSNNFFENLFGFEWELTKSPAGAHQWKPKDNAGAGTVPDAHDPNKKHAPFMLTTDLALKMDPEYEKISRHFHENPDEFADAFSRAWFKLTHRDMGPLSRYLGPEVPNEELIWQDPVPAVDHELVNAEDIAILKEKILNSGLSVSELVSTAWASASTFRGSDKRGGANGARIRLEPQRNWEVNKPAQLQKIISKLEEIQADFNASSERRISLADLIVLAGNAAIEKAAKDSGSDITLEFSPGRTDATEAQTDADAFNALEPEADGFRNYVKGSESISTSAETMLIDRAQLLTLNVPELTVLFGGLKVLDINYDGSKKGVFTEKPGVLSNDYFMNLLDMSTTWSSTNDAQTEFAGKDRKTGETKWTASRADLIFGSNSELRAQAEVYACSDSQEKFLKDFAKAWTKVMNLDRFDLK; from the coding sequence ATGTCAAACAATAATCATCAAGACAATCCAGATAATCATAAGGTTTGGGAAGTAAATGATTCTAGTAAATGTCCTTTTTTGGGCGGATCCAAAAAATTTACAGCAGGAACTGGAACTACCAATAAAGATTGGTGGCCCAACCAGCTAAATCTAAGAATATTGAGTCAGCATTCCTCAAAAACCAATCCTATGGACGAGGATTTTAATTATGCTTCAGCATTTAACCAACTAGACCTAAAAGCAGTAAAACAAGATCTTTTTGAATTGATGACCGACTCACAAGATTGGTGGCCGGCTGATTATGGCCATTATGGACCATTTTTTATCAGGATGGCATGGCACAGCGCGGGGACTTATCGTATTGCTGATGGTCGTGGTGGCGCAAGCTCGGGATCACAACGTTTTGCGCCTTTAAATAGCTGGCCAGATAATGCGAATTTGGATAAAGCAAGGCTACTTTTATGGCCTATTAAACAGAAATACGGAAAAAAAATTAGCTGGGCAGACCTTATGATCCTTGCCGGAAACTGCGCTTTAGAATCCATGGGATTCGAAACTTTTGGTTTTGCTGGTGGTCGTGAAGATATTTGGGAACCCGAAGAAGATATTTATTGGGGATCTGAAGGCGAATGGCTAGGAAACAAAGAACGCTATGAAAACGGAAATACTTTGGAAAATCCGCTTGGCGCTTCACATATGGGATTAATTTATGTAAATCCTGAAGGGCCTAACGGAAATCCAGATCCACTAGGTGCTGCGAAAGATATTAGGGAAACTTTTGGCCGTATGGCAATGAACGATTATGAAACCGTAGCATTAATTGCCGGTGGTCATAGCTTCGGGAAAACACATGGTGCTGCCGATCCTGAAAAATATATTGATGCTGAACCTGCCGGAGCAACAATCGAAGAAATGAATTTAGGATGGAAAAATACTTTTGGAACAGGAAATGCGGGCGATACAATTACTAGCGGACTTGAAGGTGCCTGGACGACCACTCCCACAAAATGGAGCAATAACTTCTTCGAAAATCTATTTGGTTTTGAATGGGAACTTACCAAAAGCCCCGCCGGTGCCCATCAATGGAAACCTAAAGACAATGCCGGCGCAGGCACCGTTCCAGATGCACACGATCCTAATAAAAAGCATGCACCTTTTATGCTTACCACCGATCTTGCGCTTAAAATGGATCCCGAATACGAGAAGATTTCAAGGCATTTTCACGAAAATCCAGATGAATTTGCCGATGCTTTTTCTAGAGCCTGGTTTAAATTAACCCATCGTGATATGGGGCCACTTTCAAGATATTTAGGACCAGAAGTTCCTAATGAAGAATTGATTTGGCAGGATCCCGTACCGGCTGTAGATCACGAATTGGTAAATGCTGAAGATATAGCTATACTGAAGGAAAAGATACTAAACTCAGGATTATCAGTTTCAGAGCTTGTTTCTACCGCATGGGCTTCAGCTTCAACTTTTAGAGGTTCAGATAAACGTGGTGGTGCCAATGGTGCAAGAATTCGTTTAGAGCCACAACGTAACTGGGAAGTAAACAAACCGGCACAACTTCAAAAAATAATATCAAAATTAGAAGAAATTCAGGCTGATTTTAATGCTTCTTCGGAAAGAAGAATCTCTTTGGCCGATTTAATTGTTCTTGCCGGTAACGCAGCGATCGAAAAAGCAGCAAAAGATTCCGGAAGCGATATAACACTTGAATTTTCACCGGGACGTACCGATGCTACTGAAGCGCAAACCGATGCTGACGCTTTTAATGCATTAGAACCGGAAGCTGATGGGTTTAGAAATTACGTAAAGGGTAGCGAAAGTATAAGTACTTCAGCAGAAACCATGCTAATCGATAGAGCGCAATTGTTAACGCTAAATGTTCCTGAATTGACGGTTCTTTTTGGCGGACTTAAGGTATTGGACATTAACTATGACGGTTCTAAAAAAGGAGTTTTTACTGAAAAACCCGGCGTTTTAAGTAATGATTACTTTATGAATTTGTTGGATATGAGTACCACATGGAGTTCTACAAATGACGCTCAAACCGAATTTGCCGGAAAAGACCGAAAAACCGGAGAAACAAAATGGACGGCCAGCCGTGCCGATCTAATATTTGGTTCGAATTCTGAACTACGAGCCCAAGCTGAAGTTTATGCCTGTTCTGACAGCCAGGAGAAATTTTTAAAAGATTTCGCCAAAGCCTGGACTAAAGTCATGAACTTAGATCGTTTTGATTTAAAATAA